From Callospermophilus lateralis isolate mCalLat2 chromosome 5, mCalLat2.hap1, whole genome shotgun sequence, a single genomic window includes:
- the LOC143399815 gene encoding protocadherin beta-10-like gives METRRLCFPRQRQVLFLFLFGGVSLAANGFRHYSVTEETERGSFVVNLAKELGIGVEELATRRTRVVSDDNKQHLLLDSHTGNVLTNEKLDREKLCGSIEPCMLYFQILMDNPFQIYRAELKIRDINDHSPVFREKEMVLKILENTAEGATFRLERAQDSDRGLNGIQNYTIEPNSFFHITINDSDEGTIYPELVLDKALDWEKQPELNLTLTALDGGSPPRSGTTTIRILVLDVNDNAPKFSQLIYETQAPENSPLGSLVVKVSAEDADSGVNAEVTYSFFDADEDIQTIFQINPFSGEIILKALLDYELVKSHKINIQAIDGGGLSARCMVLVQVLDTNDNPPELIISSLSNYIDENSPETVLAVFRAKDRDSGENGKTICYIQDNLPFRLKPSVENFYILMTEEALDRESRAEYNITITVTDLGTPRLKTEHNITVLVSDVNDNAPAFTQTSYTLLVRENNQPALHIGSISATDRDSGINAQITYSLLPTQDPHLPLASLVSINADNGQLFALRALDFEALQAFEFHVGATDQGSPALSSQALVRVVVLDDNDNPPFVLYPMQNASTPCTELVPRAAEQGYLVTKVVAVDGDSGQNAWLSYQLLKATEPGLFGVWAHNGEVRTARLLSERDAARHRLVVLVKDNGEPPLSASVMLHVLLVDGFSQPYLPLPEVAPERAQGDLLTVYLVIALASVSSLFLFSVLVFVVVRLCRRRRAASLGVCSVPEGHFPGHLVDVSGTGSLSQSYQYKVCLTGGSSGTSEFKFLKPIYPNIYTNGPERNSVENPIF, from the coding sequence ATGGAGACTAGAAGGTTGTGCTTCCCAAGACAAAGGCAAGTCTTATTTCTCTTTCTGTTTGGGGGAGTATCCTTGGCAGCTAATGGGTTTCGACATTATTCTGTGACAGAGGAAACTGAAAGAGGATCCTTTGTCGTCAATCTGGCAAAGGAGCTGGGAATAGGGGTGGAGGAGCTGGCTACACGGAGAACGAGGGTGGTTTCTGATGATAATAAACAACACTTGCTTCTGGATTCTCATACTGGAAATGTGCTCACAAATGAAAAACTGGACAGGGAGAAACTGTGTGGCTCCATAGAGCCCTGTATGCTGTATTTCCAAATTTTAATGGATAACCCCTTTCAGATTTACCGGGCTGAGTTGAAAATCAGAGATATAAATGATCACTCACCAGTATTTCGGGAGAAAGAGATGGTCTTAAAAATACTAGAAAATACAGCAGAAGGGGCAACATTTCGTTTAGAAAGAGCACAAGATTCAGATAGAGGACTTAATGGTATCCAAAACTATACAATTGAACCCAATTCTTTTTTTCATATTACAATTAATGACAGTGATGAGGGAACAATATATCCAGAGCTAGTGCTAGACAAAGCTCTTGACTGGGAAAAGCAGCCAGAGCTCAATTTAACACTCACAGCACTGGATGGTGGATCTCCACCCAGGTCAGGAACCACCACTATACGCATCCTTGTCCTGGATGTCAATGACAATGCTCCCAAATTTTCTCAGCTGATTTATGAGACCCAGGCTCCAGAAAATAGCCCCTTAGGGTCTCTTGTGGTTAAAGTCTCTGCAGAAGATGCAGATTCAGGAGTCAATGCAGAAGTAACCTATTCATTTTTTGATGCTGATGAAGATATTCAAACAATCTTTCAAATCAATCCTTTTTCTGGGGAAATCATCCTCAAAGCATTGCTTGACTATGAACTAGTAAAGTCTCACAAAATAAACATACAGGCAATTGATGGTGGGGGCCTTTCTGCAAGATGTATGGTTTTGGTCCAGGTATTAGACACCAATGACAATCCTCCTGAATTGATCATATCATCACTTTCCAACTACATCGATGAGAACTCTCCTGAAACAGTACTGGCAGTTTTTAGGGCTAAAGACAGAGATTCTGGAGAAAATGGAAAGACCATTTGCTACATACAGGATAATTTGCCTTTCCGTCTGAAACCCTCTGTGGAAAATTTTTACATCCTAATGACAGAAGAAGCACTAGACAGAGAGAGCAGAGCCGAGTACAACATCACCATCACGGTCACAGACTTGGGGACACCCAGGCTGAAAACCGAGCACAACATAACTGTCCTCGTCTCCGACGTCAACGACAACGCCCCTGCCTTCACACAAACGTCATACACGCTGTTGGTCCGCGAGAATAACCAACCCGCCCTGCACATAGGCAGCATCAGCGCCACAGACAGAGACTCAGGCATCAACGCCCAGATCACCTACTCGCTTCTGCCAACCCAGGACCCGCACCTGCCCCTCGCCTCGCTGGTTTCGATCAACGCAGACAATGGGCAGCTGTTCGCGCTGAGGGCGCTGGACTTCGAGGCCCTGCAGGCGTTCGAGTTCCACGTGGGCGCCACAGACCAAGGCTCGCCCGCGCTCAGCAGCCAGGCGCTGGTGCGCGTGGTGGTGCTGGATGACAATGACAACCCGCCCTTTGTGCTGTACCCAATGCAGAACGCCTCTACACCCTGCACAGAGCTGGTGCCCAGGGCGGCAGAGCAGGGCTACCTGGTCACCAAGGTGGTGGCAGTGGATGGAGACTCGGGCCAGAACGCCTGGCTGTCATACCAGCTGCTCAAGGCCACGGAGCCAGGGCTGTTTGGCGTGTGGGCGCACAATGGCGAGGTGCGCACCGCCAGGCTGCTGAGCGAGCGCGACGCGGCCAGGCACAGGCTGGTGGTGCTGGTCAAGGACAATGGCGAGCCTCCGCTGTCTGCCAGTGTCATGCTGCACGTGCTGCTGGTGGATGGCTTCTCCCAGCCCTACCTGCCGCTCCCGGAAGTAGCGCCCGAGCGCGCGCAGGGGGACTTGCTCACTGTCTACTTGGTCATCGCCTTGGCCTCTGTGTCATcgctcttcctcttctctgtgcTGGTGTTCGTGGTGGTGAGGCTGTGCAGGAGGCGCAGGGCGGCATCGCTAGGGGTCTGCTCAGTGCCTGAGGGCCACTTTCCTGGCCACCTGGTGGACGTCAGCGGCACTGGCTCTCTGTCCCAGAGTTACCAGTATAAGGTGTGTCTGACTGGAGGTTCTTCTGGAACAAGCGAATTCAAGTTTTTGAAACCAATTTACCCTAACATTTACACCAATGGTCCTGAGCGGAATAGTGTAGAAAATCCTATCTTTTGA